The region CTGTTGACACATCGCCCGTCACCCACCAGGCTATCCGGGGAGTACTCCCCGTTTGCACTCCACCCCCGTGACCAACCGGTCCAGAGAAGGTCCGGAGAAGGTCCAGAGAACAGGAGTCCACGTGCCGGACCAGCCCCACGTCATCGACCCCGCGGGCGCCGACCTCCACGGCGAGGCGGATCTGCTGCGCGAGCGCGGCGCCGCGGCCCTCATCGAACTGCCGGGCGGGATACGGGCCTGGGCGCCCACCCAGTACGAGATCCTCAAGCGGCTCCTGGCCGACGACCGGGTCTCCAAGGACCCCAACCAGCACTGGCCCGCCTGGATCAACGGCGAGTACCGCGAGAGCTGGATCACCCTCTGGGTCGGCGTGACCAACATGTTCACCGCGTACGGTGCCGACCACCGCAGGCTGCGCAAACTCGTCTCGCCCGCGTTCACCAAACGCCGTACGGACGCGCTCAGGCCCCGCATCGAGGAACTCGCCGCCACGCTGCTCGACCGGATGGCCGAGGCCCCCGACGGGCGGGTCGACCTCAGGTCCGCCTACGCGCACCCGCTCCCGATGCAGGTGATCTGCGAGCTGTTCGGCCTGCCCGAGGACCGGCGCGCCGACACCGCGCGCCTCATCGAGGCCAACATGGACACCACCATCACCCCCGAACAGGCCATGGCCACCTACCGGGAGATCCACGAACTGCTCGCCGGACTGGTCGCCGCCAAGCGTGAGCGGCCGGGCGACGACCTGACGACCGCCCTGATCACGGCCCGGGACGAGGAGGGTTCGCAGCTCGCCGAGAGCGAACTGATCGACACCCTCCTCCTCGTCATCGGCGCGGGCCACGAGACCACGGTCAACCTGATCGGCAACGCGGTCCACGCCCTGCTGACCCACCCCGAGCAACTGCTCCGGGTGCGCAGCGGCGAGATCCCCTGGAGCGAGGTGATCGAGGAGACCCTCCGCTGGGCCCCCTCCATCGCCAACCTCCCGCTGCGGTACGCCGTCGAGGACATCAAGCTCCCCGACGGCACGCTGATCGCGCGGGGCGACGCGATCCTGGCGACGTACGCGGCGGTCGGCCGCGACCCCCTGCGGCACGGCGAGAGCGCGGGCCGCTTCGACCTCGGCCGTGCGGACAAGGAGCACCTCGCCTTCGGACACGGCGTCCACTACTGCATCGGCGCCCCGCTGGCCCGCCTGGAGGCGTCCCTCGCGCTCCCCGCGCTCTTCGCCCGCTTCCCCGACCTGAGCCTCGACGACACCCACGGTCCGGCCCGCCTCGCCGAGTCCTTCATCGGCCACGGCTACCGGGTGCTGCCGGTGCGGCTGGGCTGACGCGCGGCCGTCAGGGGCGGTAGACGGTACCGGGCTTCGCCTTCCCCGGCGCCAGCAGCTGCGGCACGGTCACGAACACGTACCCCCGCTCCTTGAGCGCGTCGATGATCCCGGGCACCGCGGGCACGGTGCCCGGGTAGAGGTCGTGCAGCAGGATGATCCCGTCCCGGCTCGACTGCTTCAGGACGCGCTGCTGTATGACCTTGGGGTCGAACGTCTCGTAGTCCTTGGCGGTCACGCTCCACAGGACCTCCGAGAGGCCGAGTTCGCGGCTGATCTTGTGCACGGTGTCGTCGGTCCGCCCCTGCGGCGGGCGCATGAGCGTCGGCCGCTTCCCGGTGAGCTTCTCTATCGCGTCGTCGGGCTTCTCCAGCTCCTCGCGTATCTCCGCGGGCTTGATCTCCGTCAGGATCTTGTGGTCCCAGGTGTGGCTGGCGACCTCGTGTCCCTCGGCGGCCATCCGCTTGACGAGCTCGGGGTACTTCTCGATGTGCCGCTTGCCGAGCAGGAAGAAGGTCGCCGGGACCTGCTTCTCCTTGAGGATGTCGAGGAGCTTGGCCGAGTGCTCGCTCGGCCCGGCGTCGAAGGTGAGCGCGATGCACTTGGCCTGGCGGCAGTCCACGGTCCCGAACCTCGCCGGGGCGCCGGCGGCGGCCTGCGTGCGTGCGGCGGCCGGCGCGGTGGTGTGGAGGGTCGTGCACCCCGTCAGCGGCAGGGCAAGCGAAACGGCCGCCAGAAAGGCGGCCGTCGAACGCAACCAAGTCCCCGGTCTTTTCATCTTCATGGTCGGCGAAGGCATGCGGAGACTGTACACCTGGTGTATACACCACATTCATAGGGGTCCCTGTGGCGCTCGGATCCGCGTCCGCCGCCCGCTCGAGCGGATCGGCCCCGCCTGCCCCCTCCCCGAACAGATCGCCCGACATGCGGACATCCCCGCCGCCGTGGCCCCCCTCGCCCGTCGGCACCTTCATCGGTGTACGGGTCTTGTAGTGACATCCGCGCATTACCTAGCATCGCTCCTGGTGCAAGCGCTTTCTGAAAGGGAGGGCCACCGGCAATGGCGCTCACCGCGATCGACGTACGAGACCAGGAGCCCCAGTGACAGCCCGCAAGACCTTCCTCGCCGCGCTCGCCGACACCGGTGTCCCCCTCGACACCGCGTTCGTCGAGTTGCTCACCGCGACCGCCGAGACCAGCGCCAAGGCCGTCCTCGACGGGTACGCCGCCGATCTCGTCGAACTCCGTGACGGCGGCGAGGCCCGCGCGGCCACCCGTGCGCTGCGCACCCTCGTCTCGGTGTACGTGCACGAGGGCTCGGTGTACCACCACTCCGCCGCGCTCCTGGGCCCCGCCGCCGAACTCGCCGACGCGCTCGCCGAGGAGCAGTACGACAACGGGCTGTGGGAGCACGGGGCGGACGGCAACCCGGCGGACACCGCCTTCTCGATCGTCGACCTCAACCTGATCCACCACCTGCTGGAGGAGGACGCCCACGAGGCGACCACCGGGCTGCGGGCGACGATCGAGCGGATCCTGCGCCTGGCGGGCCCCTCCCTCGCCACCGGTGGCGTCCACACCGCCAACCACCGCTGGCTGGTCTGCGCGGCCCTCGCCCGCCTCCACGCCCGCTGGCCCGACCCCGCCTACCCCGAACGCATCGAGAGCTGGCTCGCCGAGGGCATCGACCAGCTGCCCGGCGGCGAGTACAGCGAACGCAGCCCCATCTACTCGGCTGTGGTGACCAATCCGGCGCTGCTCGTGCTGGCCCGCCACTACGGACGTACGGACCTCTACACGAACGTACGCGACAACCTGGCCGCCAACCTGTATGTCATCGAGCCCAACGGCGAGGTGGAGACGGTCCATTCACGCCGCCAGGACCAGACGAGGGTCCAGCATCTGCCCGAGCTCTGGCTCCAGTACCGGGAGATGGCGCTGCGCGACGGCGACGGACGGTTCGCGGCGGTGGCCGCGCTGCTCCAGGAGCGCGGCACCGACCAGATCTTCGGCGAGACCCCGATCGGCGAGCGTCTCGCCCAGGTCCTGGACCAGCCGGAACTCGCCGCCCCGCTGCCCGAAGTGACCTCCCTGCCCGACGACTTCGAGCACCACGACGACAGCTGCCGCCTCGTCCGGGTCCGCCGCGGCACGCACACGGCGAGCGTCTTCGGCGGTACCGACTTCCCGGAACTGCACGCCATCTCGTCAGGCCTGTCCACCAACCCGACCTTCTTCAAGATGCGCAAGGGCGCCGCGATCCTCGACTCGCTCCGGCTGGCCCCGCGGTTCTTCGCGCTCGGCCACTTCCGGTCGGAGGGACTGGAACGCACGGACGACGGCTGGCGGCTGCACGCCGAGGTGCGCGGCGCCTTCCACCACCCGCTGCCGCCCGAGCACCGCCGCCCCGACGGCGCCTACGCCCTCAGCGACGACAGCCGCTTCTGGTCCGCGATGGACTTCCCGCACCGCCCGAAGGAGTACCGCACACTCCGCACCGAAGTCCTGGTCCGTGAGGTCGGCGGCGGAGCCTGGGACATCTCCTTCGACCTCTCCGGTGAGGGCTGCGCGAGCCCGCTCGCCCTCGAGCTCTGTTTCCGCCCCGGCGGCACCCTGACCGGGGACGGCCTCGAACCCGTCCCCGGCTCCCCGAACACCTTCCAACTCGTCTCCGGCGAGGCCACCTACACCGTCGGCACCGACCACATCACCTTCGGCCCCGGCAACGGCAAGGGCGGCCGGCAGCCGGCGGTGGTGGACCCGGGGGAGCGCTACGCGTGGCTGAGCGGCTCCCTGACCCCGGACGGGGTGCGGGTACTGATCACGGGGCGTTCGCCGCTGACGTACCGGTTGACGCTGCGCTGACCCGGTGCTCCGCCGGTTCGGCGGCCAGGAGTTGGGTGGCGGCCAGTTCGCGGTAGAGGTCGTCGTCGTCGACCAGGGAGTGGTGGGTGCCCACGGCGCGGACGTCGCCGTGTTCCAGGACCACGATCTGGTCGGCGTCGGTGACCGTGGACAGCCGGTGGGCGATCAGCAGGACCGTGCAGCGGCCCGCGGTGCGGGCGACGAGTTCACCGAGGGCCTGTTCGTTGCGGGCGTCGAGCTGGGCCGTCGCCTCGTCGAGGAGAAGCACCTGGGGGCGGCGCAGCAGGGCGCGGGCGATCGCGAGGCGTTGGCGCTCGCCGCCGGACAGGGTGACGCCGCGCGGGCCCACGGGCGTGTCCAGGCCCTGGGGAAGGCGGGCGAGGAGACCGTCGAGGCGGGTGACGGCCAGGGCCTCGGCCAACTGCTCCCGGGTGGCCGAGGGCGCCGCGTACAGGAGGTTCTCGCGGAGGGTGCCCGCCATCACGGGGGAGTCCTGCTCGACGTACGCGATCCGGCGCCGGACCTCGGCGCGGGGCAGGGCCGCGATGTCCTGGTCGCCGATCCTGATCGTGCCCGCGGTCGGCTCGTAGAAGCGCTGGAGGAGCGAGAAGAGGGTGGTCTTGCCCGCGCCCGACAGACCGACCAGCGCGGTGCGGGTGCCGCCGGGGACGGTGAAGCTCACGCCGCGCAGGGCCGGGGCGCGGCCGGGGTAGGTGAACTCGACCCCGGTCAGTTCGACGGCCGGTGGCGCGGCGTGGGCGGGGGTGTGCGCGGGTTCGGTCGCGTCGATGTCGTCCTCGACCGGCAGCGCGCCCGCCTCCTGGATCCTGCCCACCGCGCCCAGTCCCTGCTGGAGTTGGGCCGCGCCGCCGACCAGCTGGGACACCGGGCTCGCCAGGAAGAAGACGTACAGGAGGAAGGCGATCAGTTCGGAGACCGACATCGAGTGGTGGGCGACGAAGGTGCCGCCCACGCCGAGCACCACCAGGAACGCGGTCTGGATGGCGGCGCCGCCGACCATGGTGACGAGGGCGCTGTAGCGGGCGCCGACCAGCCCGGCGGCGTACGCCTCCTCGACCGCGTCCTCGGCGGTGCGCGTCTCGCGGCCCTCGGCGCCGTTGGCCTTGACCGTGCGGGCCGCGCCGAGGGTGCGGTCGAGGACGGCGCCGACCGCTCCGACGGACGCCTGTGAGCGGGCCACGGCCGCCTTGATCCGGGGCAGGATGACGGTGATCACGACACCGACCATCGTCAGCACGAGCAGCGTGACGCCGAGCAGACGCGCGTCGAGCGTCGCCATCATGAACAGCGCCCCGGCGAAGGTCAGGACGCCGTTGACCGTCATGATCAGGCCCTCGGTGGCGGCGCTCTTGAGCAGGGTGCTGTCGGAGGTGACGCGGGCGATCAGGTCGCCGGGGGGCCGCCGGTCCAGCTCGGCGACCCGCAGCCGGATCAGACGGTGCACCAGAGCGCGCCGCACCTCCCGCACCACCCGCTCCGAAGTCCGTTGCTGGAGCCAGGCGTTGAGACCGGTGAGCAGGGCGCCCGCGACCAGGAACACGGCGAGCAGCGCGACCGGAGCGACCACGCTGCCGCCGTCGTCCAGCCGGTCCAGGATCGCCTGCGCGAACTTCGGCTGCACCAGCCCCGACACGCTGGCCAGCAGAGTGAGCACGAGGGAGAGCAGCAGCACACGCCAGTGGGGCCGGGCGTAGCCGAGGAGGGCGACGAGTGAGCCGGTGGGCGGGGGCGGAGCGGCTGGTTCGGGTTCTGGTGCGGCGTCGGTCGGGGTGCCGGGTCGCCGTTTTGGGGTGGGCGTGTGCGCCCGCTCGACGGAGGGCGTGTCCGCGCTCGGCGGCCGGTGCTCGGTCGTGTCGTTGTCGTTCATGCCGTTGTCGTTCACGCGCCGCCTCGTGCGCGCGTCACGGCCGACCCGGCCGGCAGTGCTGCGAGGCGGGCCGCGGCGGAGGCGCTGCCGCCCGCGGCGCGAAAGGACTCCCCGACGGCCTCGGCCGCCTTCCGGTGGCCCCCGGCCGGGTCGAGGACCGTCTCGACCGCCGCGCGGATCCTGGCCGCGTCGGCGCGACCGAACCGCAGCCGTACCCCGGCACCCGCGTCCACGACCTGCCCGGCGACGATCGGCTGGTCGTCGCGGATCGGCGCCACGACGAGCGGGACACCGTGCCACAGCGCCTCGCACACGGTGTTGTGCCCGGCGTGGCAGACGACCGCGTCGAGCCGTGGGAGGAGGGCGAGTTGGGGAACGTGGGGGCGCAGGAGGACGTTGTCGGCGACCGGGCCCTCGACGAGTCCGCCGGGGTCGACGAGCACCGCCCGCACTCGGCCCGCCAGTCCGCCGAGCGCCTGCGCGGCCGCGTTCAGGAAACGGGCCCCGGCGTCGTTGTTGGCCGTGCCGAGGCTGACCAGGACGGTGGGCAGAGGCGACGCGTCCAGCCAGTCCCAGGGGAAGTCGTCGCCGCTCGCGGGGCGGGCGGTGACGGACGGGCCCACCAGCCAGACCCGGTCGGGCAGTTCGGCCGGGCCGAGCAGCGCGCGGGTGGTGTACGCCAGGACGCCGTGCGGGGAGAAGCGGGGGTCCGCCGAGCCGGCCCCGCCGCAGATCCGGTTCCGCAAGTCGGCCAGCAGCCCGTCCAGCCACGCCGCGACCTTGGGCATACCGGACAGCGGGTCCACGAGTTCGGCGGAGGTGGTGGCCGAGGTCACCCAGACGCGCCCGAGGGACTCGGCGACCAGCGCACCCGCCACCGCCTGCTGGTCGCAGACGACGACATCGGGGTCGTACGCCTCGATCGCCGCGCGTACCCCGGGCGCCATCGCGTCCGCCAGCGGGACGAGGAAGCTCTCCCAGAGGAACTGGAACGCGGCCGGCCCCTTCAGGTCGGCGGGCCGGGAGAGTCCGTCCTCGGGGAGGGCGCAGGGGAAGACGACGGCGTCGGATCCGACGAGAGCGCGGACGAGTTCCGGGTGGCCCGCCCACGCGACCTCGTGCCCGCGCCCGGCGAGTGCCGCCGCGGTGCCCACGGCCGGGTTGACGTGCCCGACCAGCGGCGGCACCACGAACAGGTACCGGCCCATCTAGCGGGCCTCCCGCAGCGCGTGCGCCTCCTGGCCGAGCAGCAGCCAGTCGCGTACGAGGGCGTACGTCTGTTGGGTGGCCTCCACCAGCACCGAGTGGCCGAGGTCGGGCAGGACGACCGTACGGCAGTGCGGGAGCGAGGCCTCCAGCATCCCGGTCTGCGCCGACAGCTTGGACGCGCCGCCGAAGATGGCGAAGACCGGGCAGCGGATCGCGGACAGGTCCTCGTCGAGGAGGGCGCTGAGCGGGATCTCCTGGGCGAGCGCGGTCTCGTCGAGCACCCGGCCCGCCGCCCGGAACGGCCGGGCGTTGCGCTCGCCCGGGTTCTCCCGCAGCCACTGGGTAACCTGCTGGACCACCAGTCCGCCCTGTTCGCCGACCAGGCCCTCGTACATGTTCCGCGCCCATGCCCGGGCCGGCGGTTCCGCCTCGATGGCGATCACGCTGGCGACCCGCTCGGGGCGGGCGGCGGCCATGGCGTACGCGACGGCGCCGCCGAAGGAGTTGCCGACGAGGTGCACCGGGCGGTCGATCGCCAGCGCGTCCAGCAGTCCGTCGAGGTCGTCGACGAAGTCCTCCATCCGGTAGCCGGTCGGCGGCCGGGAGGTCTTGCCGTGCCCGCGCAGGTCGTACATGACGACGTCCAGGCCCTCCTCGGCGAGCCGCGGCGCGAGGCTGAAGTAGTAGCTGGCGAGGCTGTCGATGAGCAGACCGTGGATGAGGACCACGACGGGGCGCGGGGAGCCGCTCTCGTGGCCCAGCCGCTGGACGTGTACGTCGATGCCGTTCACCCGCATCGTCGCCATGTCAGCCCACCTCCGCGACGGCCAGTGAGTCCACGACGTAGCCGACGAGATCGCCGACGGTGAGCGCGATGATCTCCTCAAGGCCGCGGTCGGCTATGAACGCGGCGAAGTTGACGCGCTCGCCGTAGAACTCGCGCAGCTGGGCGGAGAGGGTGACCAGGTCGATGCTCTCCAGCTCCAGGTCGTCGTGGAAGGACGTGTCGAGGGTGATCTCGGAGTCGTCGAGCCCGTACTCCTCCAGCACGGTGCGCAGGATGGCCGAGATGTCGGCGAGCGCGGTCGCCGCGTCGGGCGCCGAGGCCTGTCCGCTGTCCGACTGGCCCACGGGACGGTCGAGTTCAGTGGTCATCTTCGTTCTCCTGATCGTTGACTGCCGTCCAGGCCACGACGTACTCCTTGTCGGGCCCCGCGGACGGCCGGGGGGTGGTCAGCGCACAGTGCCGCACGCGGTAGTCCTCGCCCGCGGTGCGGACGGTCAGCCGGTCGTCGTCGACCGAGGTGATCTCGAACCGCTTCGGCTCGCCGCCCAGTCCGGTGCCGCGCGCCTTCGCGACGGCCTCCTTGGCGGCCCAGAAACGGGTGAACCAGAGCCGTTCGGGGGCTCCCCCCGGCCGGTGGACGAGCGACGTGAGCAGCTCGCGTTCGGCGGTGGTGAGGGCCACGGCGAGGGTGCCCTCGGGGCGGTCGGTGACTTCCTCGATGTCGATGCCGCAGGGACCCTCCCTTCTGGCCATCGCCACGGCCGTCTCGCCGCGGTGGGCGATGGAGACGTGCAGCTCGGGCAGGGTCCTGCCGTAGCCGCCGGTCACGAAGGGGCGGCCGGCCGGATCGTTGCCGACCCTGACCTCGGCCGGGTAGACGGGGCCCGCCCCGGCGTCCCACAGCACGTTCCGTACGGCGTCCTTGGTGGCGATCCGGCCGAGCAGCCACTGCCGCCGGCCGCGCGGGGCGTGCGCCGCGTACCGTTCGCGTTCCTCGCCCGCCAGGATGTTGCGCATGATCAGCTCGCGGGTGGCCAGATCGGGCCACTCCTCGTGGACCAGCGCCCAGCCGCCGGGCTGCATCCGGGACAGCGTGTACCGCTCGGGCTCCCGGTCCACCTCGCGGATGCGCGGATTGCTGTCGAACCGGCGGTCCTGCCAGCCGCTGAACTCCGCCCACACCCTGCCCCGATGGACCAGCTGCATGTCCGCTTCGAGGGTGGCGTCGGTGACGGAGGTGATCCGGATCAGGCACTCCAGGCGCTCGCCGGGAGCGGGGTGCGGCCCGTGGAAACGGATCTCCCTCATGCCGACCGGGAACACCGTCGTCCGCACCGGCTGCCGGGCCATGATCCAGTAGCCGAGGAGCTGTCCCACGTTGTCCAGCAGGGCGCCCGGCGCGGGCGGGGTGACGAGTACCCCGCGTACGTGCCGGTCGCCGACCGCGGTCAGTTCGCTCAGGCCCTGGAAGCGCGGGCCGTGGAACATCCAGCGGCGCGAGTACAGCTCCGCCGCGGTCAGCTCGGGCTTCCCCTCCCGCGCGGCGGGAAAGGTCCAGGGTTCCGGAGGCGTGAACCGGGGCCGATCCTGGGCGAGTTCGACCACGGCGCGGGCGTACGGGCCGAGTGAGGCGGTGACTCTGTCCGGGCCCTCGGGGACGATCCGTACGGGGATGTCGACGGCCGGAGTGGCGGTGATCCACTGGTGCAGCCGTACGTCGTGGACGGCCACCGCGCGCCGGCCGGGCGCGGCCCGCTCGGCGAACTCCATGAGGTGGGCGATCACGGTGGTGCCCGGGACCACGGGCCAGCGGTCGGCGGGATCGGCCTGGGCGGGCTGCCGGAAGAAGCAGTGGTCCAGGAGGTACGGCATGGTGTCGACGGAGACGTGGAGGGTTGCTTCGAGGGGCTGGGGCTGGGGCTGAGGCCGGGGTTCGGGGGTGGCGGGTTCGGCCGTACGAAGGTCGGTGCCGTTTTTCGGGGGCGTGCCGCCCGTACGGGGGCGGGGCGGGGCGCCGTTGACGCGTCGCCCCGCCGTCACCACGTCCGAGGCGAGCGCCGTCGCGTCCCGCAGCAGTGCCGACAACTCCGCGCCCAGCGGACCCTGTTCCGCCAGGGCACCCGCATCATGGGGCACGGTGTGCGGCGGCCGGGCGAGCGCGGCGCTCAGCCGGTCGCGGGTCTCCGGGTCCAGCGATACGTTCGCGCCGCCGAGGTCCAGCCGTACGGGACGGCTCGGACGGCGTACGGTACGGGCCGGTGCGACGGTCGAGGTCGAGACGCCGCCCAGCAGCGGGACGAGGTCCGGCGCGGCCCCGTCCGCCCACAACGCGCTCGCCACGCGGTGGAGTTGGGGCAGGCCCGGGCGGTGCGGGGAGTGCGCGGGGACCACGAGGTGGTCGCGGCCGTGCAGGGTGTCGTCGATGAGCGAGCCGAGCTGTCCCGCGCCGAGCTGGACGAACGCCCGGAAGCCCGCCGCGTACATCGTCTCCACCAGGGGCCGGAAGCGGACCGGCTCCAGCAGATGGCGGATGAACAGCTCGCGGATCGCGGCCGGTTCGTCCGGGTAGGGGGCGACGGTCGTCGCGGACCACAGGGGGAGCGCGGCCGGGCGCAGCGTGTAGGCCTCGGCGGCCTTCCTGATCGGGTCGAGGTAGGGCTCCAGCATCGGGGTGTGGAAGCCGGAGCGGAACGGCAGGATCTGCGAGATCACCGCCCGGGACCTGAACACCTCGACCAGTGCGGCGACGGCGGGCTCGGGGCCGCAGATCATCGACTGGTTGGGCGCGTTGTCGTGGGAGAGGACCACGTCCCCGCGGCCGTCCAGCTCGGTCAGTACCACCTCGGCGGGGGCGCCGATCGCGGCGAAGGCCAG is a window of Streptomyces sp. NBC_00271 DNA encoding:
- a CDS encoding cytochrome P450 family protein, yielding MPDQPHVIDPAGADLHGEADLLRERGAAALIELPGGIRAWAPTQYEILKRLLADDRVSKDPNQHWPAWINGEYRESWITLWVGVTNMFTAYGADHRRLRKLVSPAFTKRRTDALRPRIEELAATLLDRMAEAPDGRVDLRSAYAHPLPMQVICELFGLPEDRRADTARLIEANMDTTITPEQAMATYREIHELLAGLVAAKRERPGDDLTTALITARDEEGSQLAESELIDTLLLVIGAGHETTVNLIGNAVHALLTHPEQLLRVRSGEIPWSEVIEETLRWAPSIANLPLRYAVEDIKLPDGTLIARGDAILATYAAVGRDPLRHGESAGRFDLGRADKEHLAFGHGVHYCIGAPLARLEASLALPALFARFPDLSLDDTHGPARLAESFIGHGYRVLPVRLG
- a CDS encoding polysaccharide deacetylase family protein, with amino-acid sequence MKRPGTWLRSTAAFLAAVSLALPLTGCTTLHTTAPAAARTQAAAGAPARFGTVDCRQAKCIALTFDAGPSEHSAKLLDILKEKQVPATFFLLGKRHIEKYPELVKRMAAEGHEVASHTWDHKILTEIKPAEIREELEKPDDAIEKLTGKRPTLMRPPQGRTDDTVHKISRELGLSEVLWSVTAKDYETFDPKVIQQRVLKQSSRDGIILLHDLYPGTVPAVPGIIDALKERGYVFVTVPQLLAPGKAKPGTVYRP
- a CDS encoding ABC transporter ATP-binding protein gives rise to the protein MNDNDTTEHRPPSADTPSVERAHTPTPKRRPGTPTDAAPEPEPAAPPPPTGSLVALLGYARPHWRVLLLSLVLTLLASVSGLVQPKFAQAILDRLDDGGSVVAPVALLAVFLVAGALLTGLNAWLQQRTSERVVREVRRALVHRLIRLRVAELDRRPPGDLIARVTSDSTLLKSAATEGLIMTVNGVLTFAGALFMMATLDARLLGVTLLVLTMVGVVITVILPRIKAAVARSQASVGAVGAVLDRTLGAARTVKANGAEGRETRTAEDAVEEAYAAGLVGARYSALVTMVGGAAIQTAFLVVLGVGGTFVAHHSMSVSELIAFLLYVFFLASPVSQLVGGAAQLQQGLGAVGRIQEAGALPVEDDIDATEPAHTPAHAAPPAVELTGVEFTYPGRAPALRGVSFTVPGGTRTALVGLSGAGKTTLFSLLQRFYEPTAGTIRIGDQDIAALPRAEVRRRIAYVEQDSPVMAGTLRENLLYAAPSATREQLAEALAVTRLDGLLARLPQGLDTPVGPRGVTLSGGERQRLAIARALLRRPQVLLLDEATAQLDARNEQALGELVARTAGRCTVLLIAHRLSTVTDADQIVVLEHGDVRAVGTHHSLVDDDDLYRELAATQLLAAEPAEHRVSAASTGTSAANAP
- a CDS encoding glycosyltransferase, producing the protein MGRYLFVVPPLVGHVNPAVGTAAALAGRGHEVAWAGHPELVRALVGSDAVVFPCALPEDGLSRPADLKGPAAFQFLWESFLVPLADAMAPGVRAAIEAYDPDVVVCDQQAVAGALVAESLGRVWVTSATTSAELVDPLSGMPKVAAWLDGLLADLRNRICGGAGSADPRFSPHGVLAYTTRALLGPAELPDRVWLVGPSVTARPASGDDFPWDWLDASPLPTVLVSLGTANNDAGARFLNAAAQALGGLAGRVRAVLVDPGGLVEGPVADNVLLRPHVPQLALLPRLDAVVCHAGHNTVCEALWHGVPLVVAPIRDDQPIVAGQVVDAGAGVRLRFGRADAARIRAAVETVLDPAGGHRKAAEAVGESFRAAGGSASAAARLAALPAGSAVTRARGGA
- a CDS encoding alpha/beta fold hydrolase; protein product: MATMRVNGIDVHVQRLGHESGSPRPVVVLIHGLLIDSLASYYFSLAPRLAEEGLDVVMYDLRGHGKTSRPPTGYRMEDFVDDLDGLLDALAIDRPVHLVGNSFGGAVAYAMAAARPERVASVIAIEAEPPARAWARNMYEGLVGEQGGLVVQQVTQWLRENPGERNARPFRAAGRVLDETALAQEIPLSALLDEDLSAIRCPVFAIFGGASKLSAQTGMLEASLPHCRTVVLPDLGHSVLVEATQQTYALVRDWLLLGQEAHALREAR
- a CDS encoding acyl carrier protein, with amino-acid sequence MTTELDRPVGQSDSGQASAPDAATALADISAILRTVLEEYGLDDSEITLDTSFHDDLELESIDLVTLSAQLREFYGERVNFAAFIADRGLEEIIALTVGDLVGYVVDSLAVAEVG
- a CDS encoding beta-ketoacyl synthase N-terminal-like domain-containing protein, with the translated sequence MSVLLPGAPDLATYWHNLVSGVDAITEVPPGRWDAEEYYAPGAEARADRVYCRRGGFVDELAEVDVTEFGIMPAAVQATEPDQLIALRVAAAALADAGGQGRLPADRHRVGVVLGRGGYLTPGLVRLDQRVRTASQLVRTLDELLPDLGTDQLEAVRKAFTDRLGPAAPESSIGLVPNLAASRLAGRLDLRGPAYTVDAACASSLIAVDHAVRELGSGRCDVMLAGGVHHCHDITFWSVFSQLGALSPSERIRPFDRGADGVLIGEGTGVVVLKRLADAERDGDRIYAAITGTGVASDGRTTSLMAPDSGGQVRAVRQAWEAAGLDPSAPGSIGLLEAHGTATPAGDGTELTTLAEVFGPPPTDVSGGAADVPDAVIGSVKSMIGHTMPAAGVAGLIKAALAVHHQVLPPTLHCDDPHPALARTRFTPIGAALPWRTDARQPVRRAAVNAFGFGGINAHVVLEEVAVTRRPAEVYEPEPVLRLTAPTPEAMAALLDRSDSAIITAGLDERAPTADPVRLAVVGPTAKRLALARKAVAKGKGWRGRGDVWFVPRPLLGPGGGRLAFVFPGLEAEFAPNSQDIARHFGLPWSRAVTDATVGDVGRQGTGVFELGRLLDTALRRLGVVPDALAGHSLGEWTAMAAAGIHPPEEVDAFLADFDPDALSVPGLAFAAIGAPAEVVLTELDGRGDVVLSHDNAPNQSMICGPEPAVAALVEVFRSRAVISQILPFRSGFHTPMLEPYLDPIRKAAEAYTLRPAALPLWSATTVAPYPDEPAAIRELFIRHLLEPVRFRPLVETMYAAGFRAFVQLGAGQLGSLIDDTLHGRDHLVVPAHSPHRPGLPQLHRVASALWADGAAPDLVPLLGGVSTSTVAPARTVRRPSRPVRLDLGGANVSLDPETRDRLSAALARPPHTVPHDAGALAEQGPLGAELSALLRDATALASDVVTAGRRVNGAPPRPRTGGTPPKNGTDLRTAEPATPEPRPQPQPQPLEATLHVSVDTMPYLLDHCFFRQPAQADPADRWPVVPGTTVIAHLMEFAERAAPGRRAVAVHDVRLHQWITATPAVDIPVRIVPEGPDRVTASLGPYARAVVELAQDRPRFTPPEPWTFPAAREGKPELTAAELYSRRWMFHGPRFQGLSELTAVGDRHVRGVLVTPPAPGALLDNVGQLLGYWIMARQPVRTTVFPVGMREIRFHGPHPAPGERLECLIRITSVTDATLEADMQLVHRGRVWAEFSGWQDRRFDSNPRIREVDREPERYTLSRMQPGGWALVHEEWPDLATRELIMRNILAGEERERYAAHAPRGRRQWLLGRIATKDAVRNVLWDAGAGPVYPAEVRVGNDPAGRPFVTGGYGRTLPELHVSIAHRGETAVAMARREGPCGIDIEEVTDRPEGTLAVALTTAERELLTSLVHRPGGAPERLWFTRFWAAKEAVAKARGTGLGGEPKRFEITSVDDDRLTVRTAGEDYRVRHCALTTPRPSAGPDKEYVVAWTAVNDQENEDDH